The following proteins are encoded in a genomic region of Dialister hominis:
- a CDS encoding glycosyltransferase family 2 protein: MESNGNTKISLIVPVYQAEEYLARCFDSILNQTYKDFEVIVIDDGSEDRSPEICDAYARRDSRFHVFHQKNGGVSVARKAGFEKSSGDILYWIDADDYISPDLLEKTYFLFEEENADIVVYDIADDNNGKIRKVHFTESDLRGWQRRAVQADCSVLWMFASRRSLWKGLKIPVELTYSGEDGYLSLHLFYRARNIVHGCGGMYYQDVANEASSTHRVTSRKFWGSFWMWKERAMIAKCRFPEIFSYCCLNASKAAIKSYCISVVLRDLEDKRKQGLFRWLSHMENHPASISPRDKILRYAIVHRKEWICRLYARHKLK; this comes from the coding sequence ATGGAGAGCAACGGAAATACGAAAATTTCGCTTATCGTACCAGTCTATCAGGCAGAGGAGTACTTGGCACGCTGTTTTGACAGTATTTTGAATCAGACATATAAAGATTTTGAGGTTATTGTCATTGATGACGGGTCAGAAGACAGGTCTCCTGAAATTTGTGATGCATATGCGAGAAGAGATTCCCGATTTCATGTATTCCATCAGAAAAACGGCGGTGTAAGTGTTGCAAGAAAAGCTGGCTTTGAAAAATCTTCCGGAGATATTCTTTATTGGATTGATGCGGATGATTATATTAGTCCAGATCTACTAGAAAAAACGTATTTTCTTTTTGAAGAAGAAAATGCAGATATAGTTGTATATGATATTGCAGATGATAATAATGGCAAAATCAGGAAGGTTCACTTTACTGAATCAGATTTAAGGGGATGGCAGCGCCGGGCTGTTCAGGCAGATTGCTCTGTCCTTTGGATGTTTGCATCTAGAAGGAGTCTGTGGAAAGGTCTAAAAATTCCTGTTGAATTAACATATTCCGGAGAAGACGGATACTTATCACTGCATCTCTTTTACAGGGCCAGAAATATTGTACATGGCTGTGGAGGAATGTATTATCAGGATGTAGCAAATGAAGCATCTTCAACGCATCGTGTTACGTCGCGTAAGTTTTGGGGAAGTTTCTGGATGTGGAAGGAAAGAGCCATGATTGCCAAATGCCGCTTCCCGGAAATATTTTCCTATTGTTGCTTAAATGCGTCTAAAGCAGCAATTAAAAGTTATTGTATCTCTGTCGTTCTGCGTGATCTTGAGGATAAGAGAAAACAAGGACTTTTCCGCTGGCTTTCCCATATGGAGAATCATCCTGCGAGCATCAGCCCAAGAGACAAAATTCTGCGTTATGCAATCGTTCATCGCAAGGAATGGATTTGCCGCTTGTATGCGCGCCATAAGTTGAAATAA
- a CDS encoding O-antigen ligase family protein has translation MNDVSMDKQRYLIKASGVAAALFAGIAENGFSASYFSYALAAFLLFLFYDLYMSRPIDRSFLPDVRSAKWLFTGIVIFYGVLLISAFLHGTKGSVNTVLWQFNLTIPFFLMLFWRARYDIDKGFLCGMAAGALVNCIWAFVQFHADPNVPAMAGYAQQNHLGTGINLMWPFVLYMMYRTQDTKKKVMWAVLLVLMAGALYTSKSRGAVLALSGGLILTGITLIAALRGKFNLGLIFKGLAVIALVTAVCAGGFLYLSHDKKTGLDPERVGGERLMMLEASWEMWNDHKLTGVGPGKWGEYYYSPKYHPKDGHEKGHTMPHDMPMLFLTEDGIFGVAAYFAFLLLTYGYLYRAIRTSQNKALASAMMLSFLIFTLHGLVDTTIINKIPGRMYYMILGWYAGYIAYESYRQRRLI, from the coding sequence ATGAATGATGTCAGCATGGATAAACAGAGGTATTTAATTAAAGCATCAGGAGTTGCTGCGGCACTTTTTGCGGGAATCGCTGAGAATGGTTTTAGTGCCTCTTATTTCTCATATGCTTTGGCTGCTTTTCTTCTTTTCCTCTTTTATGATTTATATATGTCAAGACCCATTGACCGCAGCTTCCTTCCAGATGTTCGTTCAGCTAAATGGCTGTTTACTGGTATCGTTATTTTTTATGGAGTTCTTCTGATTTCTGCTTTTCTCCATGGTACCAAAGGAAGCGTTAATACGGTTCTATGGCAGTTTAATCTGACGATACCGTTTTTTCTGATGCTTTTCTGGCGTGCTCGTTATGATATTGATAAGGGATTTTTATGTGGTATGGCCGCAGGGGCTCTTGTCAACTGCATCTGGGCCTTTGTTCAGTTTCACGCTGACCCCAATGTACCAGCCATGGCCGGTTATGCACAGCAAAATCATTTAGGCACAGGTATTAATCTCATGTGGCCTTTCGTACTGTACATGATGTATAGGACGCAGGATACAAAGAAAAAAGTCATGTGGGCTGTTTTGCTTGTGTTGATGGCGGGAGCTCTTTACACTTCTAAATCAAGAGGTGCGGTGTTAGCTCTTTCGGGTGGCTTGATATTGACCGGCATCACTCTCATAGCAGCTTTGCGCGGAAAATTTAATTTAGGCCTGATTTTTAAAGGGCTTGCTGTTATTGCACTTGTTACTGCTGTATGTGCCGGCGGATTTTTGTATTTATCACATGATAAGAAAACAGGCCTTGATCCAGAGAGGGTCGGCGGAGAACGCCTTATGATGCTGGAAGCCAGCTGGGAGATGTGGAATGATCATAAGCTGACTGGTGTAGGTCCTGGCAAGTGGGGAGAGTATTATTACAGTCCCAAGTATCATCCGAAAGACGGGCATGAAAAAGGACATACCATGCCGCATGATATGCCTATGCTTTTCCTGACGGAAGATGGCATATTTGGCGTGGCAGCATACTTTGCATTTCTGCTTTTGACATATGGATACTTGTATAGAGCTATTCGTACCTCTCAGAATAAGGCCCTTGCATCCGCAATGATGCTTTCTTTTTTGATATTTACACTGCATGGTCTGGTGGATACGACAATTATTAATAAAATACCGGGCCGTATGTACTATATGATTCTCGGATGGTATGCAGGATATATTGCTTATGAGAGTTACCGCCAAAGGAGATTGATCTGA
- a CDS encoding glycosyltransferase family 2 protein: METDLVSIIVPVYDAEQFLDRCIESALHQTYQNLEIVLVDDGSPDRCGDICDRHAKEDNRIVVIHQENAGSSAARNTGLDAAKGDFIYFLDSDDYIDLNTISVLVDTAKNEDADIVISGHYRVESSGEIRDDAAVWPEIHSTEEARLAVLRNKIPNFVCSKLFRSWIWNDLRFPVGVVMEDMYVIGKAMYIANKVVVRKNPLYYYSHENAGSITSISGTGYLKIRYGKYLAWREHEKLALLYAPKYAEECAAKALHAAIRSYYLNERFPILTEVQIQDIHDYVIGHKDIPMSFIMNLMKNMILNNSAFITIFGGIQGKLVEWQCRRREARIRSHPKVVK; encoded by the coding sequence ATGGAAACGGATTTGGTGTCAATCATTGTTCCTGTTTATGATGCAGAACAGTTTCTTGACCGCTGTATAGAAAGCGCGCTCCACCAGACATATCAAAATCTTGAAATCGTCTTGGTGGATGATGGTTCACCGGATCGTTGCGGGGATATATGTGATCGACATGCCAAGGAAGACAATAGGATTGTTGTCATTCATCAGGAAAATGCAGGGTCGTCGGCTGCAAGAAATACTGGTCTGGATGCTGCAAAGGGTGACTTTATTTATTTTCTCGATTCAGATGACTATATAGATCTAAATACGATTTCTGTTTTGGTCGACACTGCCAAGAATGAAGATGCCGATATTGTTATTTCCGGCCATTATCGGGTGGAATCTAGTGGGGAAATTCGTGATGACGCTGCGGTCTGGCCAGAGATTCATTCAACTGAAGAAGCGAGACTGGCTGTGCTTAGAAATAAAATTCCCAATTTTGTCTGCAGCAAGCTCTTCCGTAGCTGGATTTGGAATGATTTACGATTTCCTGTTGGTGTTGTTATGGAGGACATGTATGTCATAGGTAAGGCAATGTATATTGCCAATAAGGTTGTTGTCAGAAAGAATCCGCTCTATTACTACAGTCATGAAAATGCGGGGAGTATTACTAGTATTTCGGGTACTGGATATCTGAAAATACGTTATGGTAAGTACTTAGCCTGGAGAGAACATGAAAAACTCGCACTCCTTTATGCCCCGAAATATGCTGAAGAGTGTGCAGCTAAGGCTTTGCATGCAGCGATTCGTTCCTATTATTTGAATGAAAGATTTCCTATTCTAACAGAGGTTCAAATTCAGGATATTCATGACTATGTGATCGGTCATAAAGATATACCTATGAGTTTTATTATGAATTTGATGAAAAATATGATCCTGAATAACAGTGCATTTATAACTATTTTCGGCGGAATTCAGGGGAAACTCGTTGAGTGGCAGTGCAGACGACGCGAGGCAAGAATCAGGAGTCATCCCAAAGTGGTAAAATAA